A region of Cataglyphis hispanica isolate Lineage 1 chromosome 8, ULB_Chis1_1.0, whole genome shotgun sequence DNA encodes the following proteins:
- the LOC126851317 gene encoding peripheral-type benzodiazepine receptor-associated protein 1 isoform X4, with product MLQCCGVGGGASTAPHAPQLQGIGSAVGATTSTRTTIMQDAVLESILEQMRETEARRAELERQHADAQNQLREKIAGRYQGPESVEALQSKIRELEKKTELQIVKHEELSLELTSLRRARSRGPIVGHVTSSSVPTSTWPTTGSEIDRIIAKIEQDNSTGRMLHELDHGSRGAITTQQPSATQSILRSSSENLPNLGQHQHPPHPHALNLGMPTQMGHYAGSPMPLTPMMPGCPPLTPNGPPYHYSEPIPPAPSLSSSQSQPAFQQKIQQYQQQQHDLSSSHSQTLSSQQKQQPQTHTSHFTSNQYQESYPHTQTYQQPLQQQQPQQQHPVSTTYLTSVSQSVIPHYTQPAQTAQNYQLNGSQQATTYPNLSMASHPNGTYSTGATSFNTQLPHHNYSVPQTNIAQTTLPSLYSTTSYHSTLGGLTSVPQTVLPFSTGQSTFATSGSTYSTTVGTNAFGTSGVTSGTSSGGLLQAIGDPLQAMQQLSAQSQANQLQQQAIIQQIQQSLRASSPTAPSTATGHHFLGPRQMPKIPTSILTNPLDRLTNTEDIMPEGQVDMLDVPGKGRCYVYIARFTYEPFQHSPNANPEAELPVQGGDYLLVWGQPDEDGFLDAETLDGRRGLVPANFVQKLVGDDLLEFHQAVLGLRDVDDSASTNIPQCYLQDIDLELAALEEGNRNRQAELSAYAELDNIAEEDEQEPPEVYMFSDLVPAPQHLTLERQLNKSVLIGWTAPEDTHQLESYHVYVDGVLKVTVKATERTRALVEGVDSTRPHRISVRSVTHSRRTSRDAACTMVIGKDVALGPTAVKASNVTATSAVISWLPSNSNHQHVVCVNNVEVRTVKPGVYRHTITGLAPSTIYRVTVKAKNLRATHFEDQNAQAANNLACHVHFKTLPKGLPDPPVDIQVEAGPQDGTLLVTWQPVALNGSAVTGYAVYADGKKVTDVDSPTGDHALVDIHKLMGLNPKHITVRTKSRESQSGDSCATAIPCSVLRGGATAAHMPSHGGPPHMVDQRQQQSTGMVPQQDDSSRHRMTSQRYPNAPMPSHMRRHVSNRMDAHGQVIIETDENLSDKEIYPGQSIPQMGIPEITKDSASEANYSEEDDPTRRSRGMPPQHHGPHHRYSQMDSQGPPGTHRSPNMGGPSGRPQDPYYDQTGSQRGRGPVYRGGRGTQAQGGASHPTSAAQQMNKRQRWFVALFDYDPTTMSPNPDACEEELPFSEGDTIKVYGEKDADGFYWGECRGRRGYVPYNMVEELKDPPGQGQPSRRGPAQNERWGDIYASMPVKKMIALYDYDPHELSPNVDAQVELTFQTGNEIYVYGDMDDDGFYMGELNGVRGLVPSNFLTEAPGQNQGQPPPGSRRPGGQSQGPGARGPPPPPREPPPAGHRRGKDSRQLQQQPPLMNNQQHQLQHQNNPPHLAYQQANHHSYTTVTTSNQHGPSHLPPGGGVMGAHQQGPVPPHLQQQGKGRGGVVNRVAGSNMPGVQGQHLQQQQQDYQNQPNQPYQQQQQQPNQPYQQQQPNLGYQQQPQQFQQPQQQQQPGQPFSQQNQQGGPGMQPPQSTSKPMRGIPAVLPTAQSKTQPNTQQNQQQQQPQQQSTGPNLMQKFTEMAGASAGGDILSKGKELIFMKFGLGK from the exons ATGTTGCAGTGCTGTGGCGTTGGAGGTGGCGCTTCCACGGCACCTCACGCTCCGCAGCTGCAGGGTATCGGATCCGCTGTCGGGGCTACCACCTCCACGAGAACCACCATCATGCAGGACGCAGTTCTCGAATCCATCCTGGAG CAAATGCGGGAGACGGAAGCCCGACGAGCGGAGCTGGAGAGGCAGCACGCGGATGCACAGAACCAGCTGCGGGAGAAGATAGCAGGACGCTATCAGGGCCCGGAGTCGGTGGAGGCGTTGCAGTCGAAGATCCGGGAGCTTGAAAAGAAGACGGAGCTGCAGATAGTGAAGCACGAGGAGCTGTCGCTAGAGCTGACCAGCTTGAGACGTGCGCGTAGCAGAGGACCGATCGTAGGGCATGTCACATCCTCGAGTGTTCCGACATCCACTTGGCCGACGACCGGCTCCGAGATTGATAGAATCATCGCCAAGATCGAGCAGGACAATAG CACCGGCAGAATGTTACACGAACTGGATCACGGGTCGCGGGGCGCGATAACCACGCAACAACCCTCGGCCACGCAAAGCATCCTTCGGTCCAGCTCGGAGAATCTTCCCAACCTCGGCCAGCATCAACACCCACCTCATCCGCACGCTCTCAACCTCGGAATGCCTACCCAAATGGGCCAC TACGCAGGCTCACCAATGCCGTTAACGCCGATGATGCCTGGCTGCCCTCCACTGACGCCGAACGGACCACCGTATCACTATAGTGAACCAATACCGCCGGCGCCATCACTCTCCAGCAGCCAGTCGCAACCCGCTTTCCAACAGAAGATCCAACAATATCAGCAGCAACAACATGATTTATCGAGTTCCCATTCCCAAACTCTGTCGTCGCAACAGAAACAGCAGCCACAAACGCACACTTCACACTTTACAAGCAATCAGTATCAGGAAAGTTATCCACATACGCAAACGTATCAGCAGCCGCTTCAGCAGCAGCAGCCGCAGCAACAACATCCGGTCTCGACCACGTACCTGACATCGGTCAGCCAGAGCGTGATACCTCACTATACACAGCCTGCTCAAACAGCCCAGAATTATCAATTGAATGGCAGTCAACAG GCAACGACATATCCTAACTTGTCCATGGCATCGCATCCAAACGGAACTTACAGCACGGGCGCAACCAGCTTCAACACCCAATTGCCCCATCACAATTATAGTGTGCCGCAGACGAATATTGCGCAGACTACATTGCCCTCGCTATATTCCACCACGTCCTACCATTCCACTCTTGGAGGCCTCACGAGCGTACCTCAGACTGTTCTTCCTTTTTCCACCGGTCAAAGCACTTTCGCCACGAGTGGATCGACTTATTCCACTACCGTCGGGACCAACGCTTTTGGGACGTCGGGCGTAACCTCAG GTACTAGTTCGGGAGGCCTGTTACAAGCAATAGGCGATCCTCTGCAAGCGATGCAACAACTCTCCGCCCAATCACAGGCCAATCAGCTTCAGCAGCAGGCAATCATCCAGCAGATCCAGCAGAGCTTACGCGCCAGTTCGCCGACCGCACCCAGTACCGCTACTGGCCATCATTTTCTAGGTCCCAGGCAAATGCCGAAGATACCTACGAGTATATTAACGAATCCCCTGGATCGATTGACCAACACCGAAGATATTATGCCCGAAGGTCAAGTAGATATGCTGGACGTGCCCGGCAAAGGCAGATGTTATGTTTACATAGCCCGTTTTACTTATGAACCATTCCAACACTCACCGAACGCAAATCCGGAAGCGGAACTGCCAGTCCAGGGTGGCGATTATCTCTTAGTTTGGGGCCAGCCGGACGAAGATGGTTTTCTGGATGCAGAGACGCTCGACGGTAGACGCGGTCTGGTGCCGGCCAATTTTGTGCAGAAGTTGGTCGGCGATGATCTATTAGAATTTCATCAAGCTGTTCTTGGCCTTAGAGACGTGGATGATTCCGCCTCGACGAATATCCCTCAA TGCTATCTGCAAGATATTGATTTAGAATTAGCCGCGTTAGAAGAAGGTAATCGGAATCGTCAAGCAGAATTGTCCGCATATGCGGAACTTGATAATATCGCGGAAGAGGATGAACAAGAACCACCAG AAGTCTACATGTTTTCGGACCTAGTTCCGGCGCCGCAGCACCTCACACTCGAGCGGCAACTCAACAAAAGCGTGCTGATCGGATGGACCGCGCCCGAGGACACGCACCAACTTGAGTCTTATCATGTCTACGTGGACGGAGTGCTAAAAGTCACGGTGAAGGCCACTGAGAGGACCAGAGCCTTAGTAGAAGGAGTTGATTCTACTCGG cCACACAGAATAAGCGTGCGTTCGGTCACGCATTCGAGAAGAACATCGCGCGATGCTGCTTGTACGATGGTGATCGGTAAGGATGTCGCGCTAGGTCCAACCGCCGTCAAAGCGTCGAACGTCACGGCAACCAGCGCTGTAATATCCTGGTTACCCAGTAATAGCAATCATCAACACGTCGTATGTGTAAACAACGTGGAAGTGAGAACCGTGAAGCCGGGCGTTTACAGGCATACTATCACCGGCCTGGCCCCGTCGACGATATATAGGGTGACCGTCAAGGCGAAGAATCTACGGGCGACACATTTCGAGGACCAAAATGCCCAGGCAGCAAATAACTTGGCCTGTCACGTCCACTTTAAGACGTTACCCAAGGGACTACCAGATCCTCCGGTCGATATCCag GTGGAGGCTGGACCGCAGGACGGCACTTTGCTAGTGACCTGGCAGCCTGTTGCCCTAAACGGTTCGGCCGTCACCGGTTACGCGGTGTACGCCGATGGTAAGAAGGTCACCGATGTCGACAGCCCCACCGGCGATCATGCACTTGTCGATATACACAAGCTTATGGGTCTTAACCCAAAGCACATCACCGTCAGGACTAAGAGCAGGGAGAGTCAGTCGGGTGACAGTTGCGCAACGGCGATACCTTGCAGCGTGCTTCGCGGGGGTGCTACCGCAGCTCACATGCCGTCCCACGGTGGACCCCCGCATATGGTGGACCAACGACAGCAACAGTCTACCGGCATGGTTCCCCAACAGGATGATTCTTCTCGTCATCGCATGACTAGTCAACGATACCCAAATGCACCGATGCCCTCGCACATGCGACGACACGTGAGCAATAGGATGGACGCCCACGGTCAGGTTATCATCGAGACGGACGAAAATCTTTCCGACAAAGAGATCTATCCTGGACAGAGTATTCCTCAAATGg GTATTCCAGAGATTACGAAGGATTCGGCGAGCGAGGCAAATTACAGCGAGGAAGATGATCCTACGCGAAGATCGCGAGGAATGCCGCCGCAGCATCACGGCCCGCATCATCGTTATTCCCAAATGGATTCACAAGGTCCACCTGGCACGCATAGGTCTCCTAACATGGGTGGTCCCAGCGGTAGACCTCAAGATCCTTATTATGACCAAACGG GATCTCAAAGGGGAAGAGGTCCAGTTTATCGTGGTGGACGCGGCACGCAAGCTCAAGGTGGGGCAAGTCATCCAACAAGTGCAGCTCAACAGATGAACAAGAGGCAGCGATGGTTCGTAGCGCTGTTCGATTATGATCCCACAACCATGTCACCAAATCCAGACGCGTGCGAGGAGGAATTACCATTTTCTGAAGGCGATACCATTAAG GTGTACGGCGAGAAAGATGCCGATGGTTTTTACTGGGGCGAGTGTCGGGGTAGACGAGGATACGTTCCTTATAACATGGTAGAGGAGCTTAAAGATCCGCCGGGTCAAGGTCAACCTAGTAGGAGAGGACCTGCACAAAACGAGAGATGGGGAGACATTTACGCGAGTATGCCCGTGAAAAAGATGATAGCTCTCTATGATTATGATCCTCACGAATTATCTCCCAACGTTGATGCT CAAGTGGAATTAACGTTCCAAACTGGAAATGAAATCTACGTTTACGGCGACATGGACGATGACGGCTTTTACATGGGCGAGCTGAACGGAGTACGCGGTTTAGTGCCAAGTAATTTCCTCACCGAGGCACCTGGACAGAATCAGGGACAACCGCCGCCAGGTAGTAGGCGACCTGGCGGCCAAAGTCAGGGACCGGGCGCGAGAGGGCCGCCGCCGCCTCCACGGGAACCACCCCCAGCTGGTCATCGACGTGGCAAAG ACTCTAGACAACTACAACAACAACCACCACTAATGAACAACCAACAACATCAACTACAACATCAAAACAATCCACCGCATCTAGCCTACCAACAAGCGAATCACCACAGCTACACGACCGTAACCACGTCCAATCAACATGGGCCCAGTCACTTGCCACCCGGCGGCGGTGTCATGGGTGCCCATCAGCAAGGTCCCGTACCGCCCCACCTTCAGCAACAG gggaaggggaggggcGGCGTGGTCAATCGAGTCGCTGGTAGTAACATGCCGGGTGTGCAAGGCCAACACCttcaacaacaacagcaaGACTATCAGAACCAGCCAAATCAACCGTatcagcaacagcagcagcagccaaATCAGCCGTATCAGCAGCAACAACCAAATCTAGGATACCAACAGCAACCGCAACAATTCCAACAGccacagcagcagcagcaaccaGGCCAGCCATTTTCGCAACAGAATCAACAGGGCGGACCTGGAATGCAGCCTCCTCAGAGCACCAGCAAGCCCATGAGAGGAATACCGGCAGTGCTGCCGACGGCACAGTCCAAGACGCAACCTAACACGCAGCAGAatcagcagcaacaacagccACAACAACAGAGCACCGGGCCGAACTTGATGCAAAAGTTCACCGAGATGGCAGGCGCGAGTGCAGGTGGCGACATACTATCCAAGGGTAAAGAGCTGATCTTTATGAAGTTTGGATTGGGCAAGTGA
- the LOC126851317 gene encoding peripheral-type benzodiazepine receptor-associated protein 1 isoform X1, with amino-acid sequence MLQCCGVGGGASTAPHAPQLQGIGSAVGATTSTRTTIMQDAVLESILEQMRETEARRAELERQHADAQNQLREKIAGRYQGPESVEALQSKIRELEKKTELQIVKHEELSLELTSLRRARSRGPIVGHVTSSSVPTSTWPTTGSEIDRIIAKIEQDNSTGRMLHELDHGSRGAITTQQPSATQSILRSSSENLPNLGQHQHPPHPHALNLGMPTQMGHYAGSPMPLTPMMPGCPPLTPNGPPYHYSEPIPPAPSLSSSQSQPAFQQKIQQYQQQQHDLSSSHSQTLSSQQKQQPQTHTSHFTSNQYQESYPHTQTYQQPLQQQQPQQQHPVSTTYLTSVSQSVIPHYTQPAQTAQNYQLNGSQQATTYPNLSMASHPNGTYSTGATSFNTQLPHHNYSVPQTNIAQTTLPSLYSTTSYHSTLGGLTSVPQTVLPFSTGQSTFATSGSTYSTTVGTNAFGTSGVTSGTSSGGLLQAIGDPLQAMQQLSAQSQANQLQQQAIIQQIQQSLRASSPTAPSTATGHHFLGPRQMPKIPTSILTNPLDRLTNTEDIMPEGQVDMLDVPGKGRCYVYIARFTYEPFQHSPNANPEAELPVQGGDYLLVWGQPDEDGFLDAETLDGRRGLVPANFVQKLVGDDLLEFHQAVLGLRDVDDSASTNIPQCYLQDIDLELAALEEGNRNRQAELSAYAELDNIAEEDEQEPPEVYMFSDLVPAPQHLTLERQLNKSVLIGWTAPEDTHQLESYHVYVDGVLKVTVKATERTRALVEGVDSTRPHRISVRSVTHSRRTSRDAACTMVIGKDVALGPTAVKASNVTATSAVISWLPSNSNHQHVVCVNNVEVRTVKPGVYRHTITGLAPSTIYRVTVKAKNLRATHFEDQNAQAANNLACHVHFKTLPKGLPDPPVDIQVEAGPQDGTLLVTWQPVALNGSAVTGYAVYADGKKVTDVDSPTGDHALVDIHKLMGLNPKHITVRTKSRESQSGDSCATAIPCSVLRGGATAAHMPSHGGPPHMVDQRQQQSTGMVPQQDDSSRHRMTSQRYPNAPMPSHMRRHVSNRMDAHGQVIIETDENLSDKEIYPGQSIPQMGIPEITKDSASEANYSEEDDPTRRSRGMPPQHHGPHHRYSQMDSQGPPGTHRSPNMGGPSGRPQDPYYDQTGSQRGRGPVYRGGRGTQAQGGASHPTSAAQQMNKRQRWFVALFDYDPTTMSPNPDACEEELPFSEGDTIKVYGEKDADGFYWGECRGRRGYVPYNMVEELKDPPGQGQPSRRGPAQNERWGDIYASMPVKKMIALYDYDPHELSPNVDAQVELTFQTGNEIYVYGDMDDDGFYMGELNGVRGLVPSNFLTEAPGQNQGQPPPGSRRPGGQSQGPGARGPPPPPREPPPAGHRRGKDACIVPVSVPVCHLDSRQLQQQPPLMNNQQHQLQHQNNPPHLAYQQANHHSYTTVTTSNQHGPSHLPPGGGVMGAHQQGPVPPHLQQQGKGRGGVVNRVAGSNMPGVQGQHLQQQQQDYQNQPNQPYQQQQQQPNQPYQQQQPNLGYQQQPQQFQQPQQQQQPGQPFSQQNQQGGPGMQPPQSTSKPMRGIPAVLPTAQSKTQPNTQQNQQQQQPQQQSTGPNLMQKFTEMAGASAGGDILSKGKELIFMKFGLGK; translated from the exons ATGTTGCAGTGCTGTGGCGTTGGAGGTGGCGCTTCCACGGCACCTCACGCTCCGCAGCTGCAGGGTATCGGATCCGCTGTCGGGGCTACCACCTCCACGAGAACCACCATCATGCAGGACGCAGTTCTCGAATCCATCCTGGAG CAAATGCGGGAGACGGAAGCCCGACGAGCGGAGCTGGAGAGGCAGCACGCGGATGCACAGAACCAGCTGCGGGAGAAGATAGCAGGACGCTATCAGGGCCCGGAGTCGGTGGAGGCGTTGCAGTCGAAGATCCGGGAGCTTGAAAAGAAGACGGAGCTGCAGATAGTGAAGCACGAGGAGCTGTCGCTAGAGCTGACCAGCTTGAGACGTGCGCGTAGCAGAGGACCGATCGTAGGGCATGTCACATCCTCGAGTGTTCCGACATCCACTTGGCCGACGACCGGCTCCGAGATTGATAGAATCATCGCCAAGATCGAGCAGGACAATAG CACCGGCAGAATGTTACACGAACTGGATCACGGGTCGCGGGGCGCGATAACCACGCAACAACCCTCGGCCACGCAAAGCATCCTTCGGTCCAGCTCGGAGAATCTTCCCAACCTCGGCCAGCATCAACACCCACCTCATCCGCACGCTCTCAACCTCGGAATGCCTACCCAAATGGGCCAC TACGCAGGCTCACCAATGCCGTTAACGCCGATGATGCCTGGCTGCCCTCCACTGACGCCGAACGGACCACCGTATCACTATAGTGAACCAATACCGCCGGCGCCATCACTCTCCAGCAGCCAGTCGCAACCCGCTTTCCAACAGAAGATCCAACAATATCAGCAGCAACAACATGATTTATCGAGTTCCCATTCCCAAACTCTGTCGTCGCAACAGAAACAGCAGCCACAAACGCACACTTCACACTTTACAAGCAATCAGTATCAGGAAAGTTATCCACATACGCAAACGTATCAGCAGCCGCTTCAGCAGCAGCAGCCGCAGCAACAACATCCGGTCTCGACCACGTACCTGACATCGGTCAGCCAGAGCGTGATACCTCACTATACACAGCCTGCTCAAACAGCCCAGAATTATCAATTGAATGGCAGTCAACAG GCAACGACATATCCTAACTTGTCCATGGCATCGCATCCAAACGGAACTTACAGCACGGGCGCAACCAGCTTCAACACCCAATTGCCCCATCACAATTATAGTGTGCCGCAGACGAATATTGCGCAGACTACATTGCCCTCGCTATATTCCACCACGTCCTACCATTCCACTCTTGGAGGCCTCACGAGCGTACCTCAGACTGTTCTTCCTTTTTCCACCGGTCAAAGCACTTTCGCCACGAGTGGATCGACTTATTCCACTACCGTCGGGACCAACGCTTTTGGGACGTCGGGCGTAACCTCAG GTACTAGTTCGGGAGGCCTGTTACAAGCAATAGGCGATCCTCTGCAAGCGATGCAACAACTCTCCGCCCAATCACAGGCCAATCAGCTTCAGCAGCAGGCAATCATCCAGCAGATCCAGCAGAGCTTACGCGCCAGTTCGCCGACCGCACCCAGTACCGCTACTGGCCATCATTTTCTAGGTCCCAGGCAAATGCCGAAGATACCTACGAGTATATTAACGAATCCCCTGGATCGATTGACCAACACCGAAGATATTATGCCCGAAGGTCAAGTAGATATGCTGGACGTGCCCGGCAAAGGCAGATGTTATGTTTACATAGCCCGTTTTACTTATGAACCATTCCAACACTCACCGAACGCAAATCCGGAAGCGGAACTGCCAGTCCAGGGTGGCGATTATCTCTTAGTTTGGGGCCAGCCGGACGAAGATGGTTTTCTGGATGCAGAGACGCTCGACGGTAGACGCGGTCTGGTGCCGGCCAATTTTGTGCAGAAGTTGGTCGGCGATGATCTATTAGAATTTCATCAAGCTGTTCTTGGCCTTAGAGACGTGGATGATTCCGCCTCGACGAATATCCCTCAA TGCTATCTGCAAGATATTGATTTAGAATTAGCCGCGTTAGAAGAAGGTAATCGGAATCGTCAAGCAGAATTGTCCGCATATGCGGAACTTGATAATATCGCGGAAGAGGATGAACAAGAACCACCAG AAGTCTACATGTTTTCGGACCTAGTTCCGGCGCCGCAGCACCTCACACTCGAGCGGCAACTCAACAAAAGCGTGCTGATCGGATGGACCGCGCCCGAGGACACGCACCAACTTGAGTCTTATCATGTCTACGTGGACGGAGTGCTAAAAGTCACGGTGAAGGCCACTGAGAGGACCAGAGCCTTAGTAGAAGGAGTTGATTCTACTCGG cCACACAGAATAAGCGTGCGTTCGGTCACGCATTCGAGAAGAACATCGCGCGATGCTGCTTGTACGATGGTGATCGGTAAGGATGTCGCGCTAGGTCCAACCGCCGTCAAAGCGTCGAACGTCACGGCAACCAGCGCTGTAATATCCTGGTTACCCAGTAATAGCAATCATCAACACGTCGTATGTGTAAACAACGTGGAAGTGAGAACCGTGAAGCCGGGCGTTTACAGGCATACTATCACCGGCCTGGCCCCGTCGACGATATATAGGGTGACCGTCAAGGCGAAGAATCTACGGGCGACACATTTCGAGGACCAAAATGCCCAGGCAGCAAATAACTTGGCCTGTCACGTCCACTTTAAGACGTTACCCAAGGGACTACCAGATCCTCCGGTCGATATCCag GTGGAGGCTGGACCGCAGGACGGCACTTTGCTAGTGACCTGGCAGCCTGTTGCCCTAAACGGTTCGGCCGTCACCGGTTACGCGGTGTACGCCGATGGTAAGAAGGTCACCGATGTCGACAGCCCCACCGGCGATCATGCACTTGTCGATATACACAAGCTTATGGGTCTTAACCCAAAGCACATCACCGTCAGGACTAAGAGCAGGGAGAGTCAGTCGGGTGACAGTTGCGCAACGGCGATACCTTGCAGCGTGCTTCGCGGGGGTGCTACCGCAGCTCACATGCCGTCCCACGGTGGACCCCCGCATATGGTGGACCAACGACAGCAACAGTCTACCGGCATGGTTCCCCAACAGGATGATTCTTCTCGTCATCGCATGACTAGTCAACGATACCCAAATGCACCGATGCCCTCGCACATGCGACGACACGTGAGCAATAGGATGGACGCCCACGGTCAGGTTATCATCGAGACGGACGAAAATCTTTCCGACAAAGAGATCTATCCTGGACAGAGTATTCCTCAAATGg GTATTCCAGAGATTACGAAGGATTCGGCGAGCGAGGCAAATTACAGCGAGGAAGATGATCCTACGCGAAGATCGCGAGGAATGCCGCCGCAGCATCACGGCCCGCATCATCGTTATTCCCAAATGGATTCACAAGGTCCACCTGGCACGCATAGGTCTCCTAACATGGGTGGTCCCAGCGGTAGACCTCAAGATCCTTATTATGACCAAACGG GATCTCAAAGGGGAAGAGGTCCAGTTTATCGTGGTGGACGCGGCACGCAAGCTCAAGGTGGGGCAAGTCATCCAACAAGTGCAGCTCAACAGATGAACAAGAGGCAGCGATGGTTCGTAGCGCTGTTCGATTATGATCCCACAACCATGTCACCAAATCCAGACGCGTGCGAGGAGGAATTACCATTTTCTGAAGGCGATACCATTAAG GTGTACGGCGAGAAAGATGCCGATGGTTTTTACTGGGGCGAGTGTCGGGGTAGACGAGGATACGTTCCTTATAACATGGTAGAGGAGCTTAAAGATCCGCCGGGTCAAGGTCAACCTAGTAGGAGAGGACCTGCACAAAACGAGAGATGGGGAGACATTTACGCGAGTATGCCCGTGAAAAAGATGATAGCTCTCTATGATTATGATCCTCACGAATTATCTCCCAACGTTGATGCT CAAGTGGAATTAACGTTCCAAACTGGAAATGAAATCTACGTTTACGGCGACATGGACGATGACGGCTTTTACATGGGCGAGCTGAACGGAGTACGCGGTTTAGTGCCAAGTAATTTCCTCACCGAGGCACCTGGACAGAATCAGGGACAACCGCCGCCAGGTAGTAGGCGACCTGGCGGCCAAAGTCAGGGACCGGGCGCGAGAGGGCCGCCGCCGCCTCCACGGGAACCACCCCCAGCTGGTCATCGACGTGGCAAAG ATGCCTGCATTGTGCCTGTGTCTGTCCCTGTCTGTCACTTAGACTCTAGACAACTACAACAACAACCACCACTAATGAACAACCAACAACATCAACTACAACATCAAAACAATCCACCGCATCTAGCCTACCAACAAGCGAATCACCACAGCTACACGACCGTAACCACGTCCAATCAACATGGGCCCAGTCACTTGCCACCCGGCGGCGGTGTCATGGGTGCCCATCAGCAAGGTCCCGTACCGCCCCACCTTCAGCAACAG gggaaggggaggggcGGCGTGGTCAATCGAGTCGCTGGTAGTAACATGCCGGGTGTGCAAGGCCAACACCttcaacaacaacagcaaGACTATCAGAACCAGCCAAATCAACCGTatcagcaacagcagcagcagccaaATCAGCCGTATCAGCAGCAACAACCAAATCTAGGATACCAACAGCAACCGCAACAATTCCAACAGccacagcagcagcagcaaccaGGCCAGCCATTTTCGCAACAGAATCAACAGGGCGGACCTGGAATGCAGCCTCCTCAGAGCACCAGCAAGCCCATGAGAGGAATACCGGCAGTGCTGCCGACGGCACAGTCCAAGACGCAACCTAACACGCAGCAGAatcagcagcaacaacagccACAACAACAGAGCACCGGGCCGAACTTGATGCAAAAGTTCACCGAGATGGCAGGCGCGAGTGCAGGTGGCGACATACTATCCAAGGGTAAAGAGCTGATCTTTATGAAGTTTGGATTGGGCAAGTGA